The Legionella sp. PATHC032 genome has a window encoding:
- a CDS encoding YebC/PmpR family DNA-binding transcriptional regulator produces the protein MAGHSKWANIKFRKGVQDAKRGKIFTKLIREITVAARMGGGDESSNPRLRDAVKKALNANMKRDTIDNAVKRGVGGVDGDAMIAMRYEGYGPGGVAILVDCLSDNKNRTVSEVRHAFSKHGGNLGTDGSVSYLFTNQGEILMASNQPEDKVMEIAIDAGASDVAAEDGQIEIITPVESYHTVLNALQDAGLEVEQSHLTMRAQTLVPISDETAESLIKLIDMLEDLDDVQEVYSNAEFSEKILESMN, from the coding sequence ATGGCAGGTCATAGTAAATGGGCTAATATCAAATTCCGTAAAGGTGTTCAGGATGCCAAAAGAGGAAAAATATTTACTAAATTAATTCGTGAAATTACTGTAGCTGCGCGTATGGGTGGGGGAGATGAGTCAAGTAATCCGCGCTTGAGAGATGCTGTTAAAAAAGCCCTGAACGCCAATATGAAGCGTGATACCATCGATAATGCTGTCAAGCGAGGGGTGGGAGGAGTTGATGGTGATGCTATGATCGCCATGCGTTATGAGGGTTACGGACCAGGAGGTGTTGCTATACTGGTAGATTGTTTGTCTGACAATAAAAATCGAACAGTTTCGGAGGTTCGACATGCTTTTTCAAAACATGGAGGTAATTTAGGTACCGATGGTTCAGTATCCTACCTTTTCACTAACCAAGGTGAAATTCTGATGGCTTCCAATCAGCCGGAAGATAAGGTGATGGAGATTGCAATTGATGCTGGTGCTTCTGATGTTGCTGCAGAGGATGGTCAGATAGAGATCATCACCCCAGTGGAATCTTACCATACTGTCTTAAATGCTTTGCAAGATGCTGGTTTAGAGGTTGAGCAGTCTCATTTAACTATGCGCGCACAAACTTTGGTCCCAATCAGTGATGAAACGGCTGAAAGTTTAATTAAACTGATTGATATGCTTGAAGACCTGGATGACGTGCAAGAAGTTTACAGCAACGCTGAATTCTCTGAAAAAATACTAGAATCAATGAATTAA
- the ruvC gene encoding crossover junction endodeoxyribonuclease RuvC, translating to MTIILGIDPGSRVTGYGLIKESGRKIEYIDSGCIRTSNDAELSHKLLQIYDGICELMDHYSPTEVAIEQIFMHNNPNSALKLGHARGVAMVAAASHRAKICEYSAREIKQSVVGYGAAEKDQVSHMVVELLQLNRAPQKDAADALAIAICHSHMRNGLSKLIGSRGTKRRRMRL from the coding sequence ATGACGATTATATTAGGGATAGATCCAGGCTCACGAGTTACAGGATATGGGTTAATTAAAGAATCTGGCCGTAAAATCGAGTACATCGATAGTGGCTGTATTCGCACATCAAATGATGCAGAATTAAGCCATAAATTATTGCAAATATATGATGGAATATGCGAACTAATGGATCATTATTCGCCAACTGAAGTTGCTATTGAGCAGATATTTATGCATAACAATCCTAATTCAGCTTTAAAGTTAGGACATGCGCGTGGGGTTGCTATGGTAGCAGCAGCCTCGCATCGTGCGAAAATTTGTGAGTATTCAGCGAGAGAAATAAAGCAAAGTGTAGTTGGTTATGGGGCCGCTGAAAAAGATCAAGTGAGTCATATGGTTGTAGAGCTTCTTCAGCTCAATCGAGCTCCTCAAAAAGATGCTGCCGATGCTTTGGCAATAGCAATATGTCATAGCCATATGAGAAATGGTTTGTCAAAATTAATCGGTTCAAGAGGAACAAAACGAAGGAGAATGAGACTATGA
- the ruvA gene encoding Holliday junction branch migration protein RuvA, with amino-acid sequence MIGWLHGQIVDKHQPGKLVLDVNGVGYDVETSLNTFFQIENDNHPVGLHIHTIVREDALLLYGFLDKEERSLFRALIKVNGVGPKLAMAILSSISPKEFIQCIHQENAALLTKLPGIGKKTAERLVVEMRDSIKQFDGSVSDTFQKQEGSTHSQQEAISALEALGYKPQEAWKVVNKIDNGNKSCEQLIREALQILSSR; translated from the coding sequence ATGATAGGTTGGCTCCATGGTCAAATTGTAGATAAGCATCAGCCAGGAAAATTGGTTCTTGATGTCAATGGAGTGGGGTATGATGTAGAAACCTCTTTGAATACTTTTTTTCAGATAGAAAATGATAATCATCCTGTTGGATTACATATTCATACCATAGTTCGAGAAGATGCCTTGTTATTGTATGGCTTCCTGGATAAAGAGGAGCGTTCCTTATTCAGAGCTTTAATTAAAGTGAATGGGGTAGGCCCAAAACTGGCTATGGCTATTTTATCCAGTATTTCTCCTAAGGAATTTATTCAGTGTATTCATCAGGAGAATGCTGCTTTGTTAACCAAGTTACCTGGCATAGGTAAGAAAACTGCAGAACGCTTAGTAGTTGAAATGAGAGACAGTATAAAGCAATTTGATGGTTCGGTTTCTGATACTTTCCAAAAACAGGAAGGTAGTACTCATAGTCAACAAGAGGCGATCAGCGCGTTGGAGGCATTGGGCTATAAGCCACAAGAGGCTTGGAAAGTTGTGAATAAAATTGATAATGGTAATAAGAGTTGTGAGCAGTTGATTCGTGAGGCTTTGCAAATTCTTTCTTCGCGATGA
- the lem8 gene encoding Dot/Icm T4SS effector Lem8, with translation MPQIPNAIAAVIEADLVKLNPEQKKIIDKYSEKLLNVQYKAHQPRTFELAVKTMKEQLEQLSASLKKINSEMAPDKDKRRHEMIQKIESDLKLIESCINGDFEKNYQNLKKGFLQFLDEASSEDSFLKKIHSLLEQDNPSILYLIEYELEYSYCKDKYYQKLSQLILLMKLKVEHISNPVVTPNLSQDVSLLQLEGEIEKQRMIAIIDGQEPLAHALKYLSIGCTTTAAKTKELQKIIVQHGTNLQAYRHQDKCRELGGRIVLHCSQAMLPGMGLKSGMCYGLSRHWAKDVIKKDRFMGFRGNQEVSIQPTKATDKILQAIPSFNDFVRLNPKIYETQQSQKEHISLNYEDTVESEPEKQFEEFIDRIMSELNKYGKSVTFVSYTNSNSGHVVAIHKRTKPTPQGFLIDYFDANAGWMQFKDDKSFKEFLTYYLNDRHVKEKLKSIAYETKCYPCSYTHILDELCEKAPQPTPQRQRAQSLSSEIEKNPPQIKTQISEKTEKNEKIEEEQSKDGRRFPI, from the coding sequence ATGCCTCAAATCCCAAATGCAATAGCGGCTGTCATTGAAGCTGACTTGGTAAAGCTAAATCCAGAGCAGAAAAAGATTATTGATAAATACTCTGAAAAACTCTTAAATGTTCAATATAAAGCTCATCAACCACGCACATTTGAGTTAGCGGTAAAAACCATGAAAGAGCAACTCGAACAATTATCTGCTTCATTGAAAAAAATAAATTCAGAGATGGCACCAGACAAAGATAAACGTCGGCATGAAATGATTCAAAAAATTGAGAGTGATTTAAAACTCATAGAGAGTTGTATAAACGGGGATTTTGAAAAGAATTATCAAAATCTAAAGAAGGGTTTTTTACAATTTTTAGACGAGGCTAGTAGCGAAGACTCCTTTCTTAAAAAAATTCACAGTCTTTTAGAACAAGATAATCCATCAATCCTGTATCTAATTGAATATGAATTGGAATACTCGTATTGTAAAGATAAATATTATCAAAAACTTAGTCAATTGATTTTGTTGATGAAATTAAAAGTCGAACATATTTCAAATCCAGTGGTTACTCCAAACTTGTCACAAGACGTATCCTTGCTTCAATTGGAAGGAGAAATTGAAAAGCAACGAATGATAGCCATTATTGATGGACAAGAGCCCTTAGCTCACGCGTTAAAATATTTATCGATTGGATGCACTACAACGGCTGCGAAAACGAAGGAGTTACAGAAAATCATAGTTCAGCATGGTACAAATTTGCAGGCCTATCGGCATCAAGATAAATGTCGTGAACTAGGTGGTCGGATTGTTCTCCATTGTAGTCAGGCAATGCTTCCAGGCATGGGTTTAAAAAGTGGGATGTGTTACGGCTTATCCAGGCATTGGGCAAAAGACGTGATAAAGAAAGACAGATTTATGGGCTTTCGAGGTAATCAAGAGGTATCTATTCAGCCAACCAAAGCAACGGATAAAATACTACAGGCAATACCAAGTTTTAATGATTTTGTCCGTCTTAATCCTAAAATCTATGAAACTCAACAGTCTCAAAAAGAACATATCTCTCTGAATTATGAGGATACAGTGGAGTCTGAACCAGAAAAACAGTTTGAAGAATTCATTGATCGAATAATGTCTGAATTAAACAAGTATGGTAAATCTGTTACCTTTGTTAGTTATACTAATAGTAATTCCGGACATGTTGTTGCTATCCACAAACGAACTAAACCGACACCTCAAGGTTTCCTCATCGACTATTTTGATGCTAATGCAGGTTGGATGCAGTTTAAAGACGACAAGAGTTTTAAAGAGTTTTTAACCTATTACTTAAATGATAGACATGTAAAAGAGAAACTTAAGAGCATTGCTTATGAAACCAAGTGTTATCCATGTTCCTACACCCATATCTTGGATGAACTCTGTGAAAAAGCACCACAACCTACTCCTCAGAGACAAAGAGCACAAAGTTTGTCATCAGAAATAGAAAAAAATCCTCCTCAAATAAAGACACAAATTAGTGAGAAAACTGAAAAAAATGAGAAAATTGAGGAAGAGCAAAGCAAAGATGGCAGAAGATTTCCTATTTAA
- a CDS encoding ATP-binding protein has translation MKSSIRKFLLINLLLAITITTTLTAIGNYYLDQKDIQDHLDTLMAISALSYQALLGDDLHQRPLAKIQNALESIPQKINTYYQKRYLNDEPQENYLDKFNFQVWTNGGKLLLHSPTAPKIPLTAETDGFSDKRISNQDWRVFTTYNDKAGIRTVLAERYDTRNELGHRIAQDDLYIMLLTFPLSGLLIWIIIGRGLDSLDRVAEEVANRAPSHLEPVDLQEVPEEIKPVIDELNKLFFRLKEGFEREKRFAADAAHELRTPLAALKAQAQVALNSNDIEEKNQALQKLIASVNRSTHIVQQLLTMSKLVPEATELHEQDEVNLSKLTREILAMLAPSAVEKQIELEFETDEKMPKIYGNPTALGILIRNLVDNSIRYSMENGRVIVRLLKHNNEIILEVCDNGPGIPPELQKRVFERFFRVLGNKSPGSGLGLAIVQQICALHGGRVVLDSPKIGTGLIVRVYLPIKSKPK, from the coding sequence GTGAAATCATCCATTCGAAAATTTTTATTAATTAATCTGCTCCTTGCAATTACTATTACTACAACATTGACTGCTATTGGTAACTATTATCTTGATCAAAAAGATATTCAAGACCACCTCGATACACTGATGGCTATCTCTGCACTATCCTATCAAGCCTTGTTAGGGGATGATCTTCATCAAAGACCTCTTGCAAAAATTCAAAATGCCCTAGAATCTATTCCCCAAAAAATTAATACTTATTATCAAAAAAGATATTTAAATGACGAACCCCAAGAAAATTATTTGGATAAATTTAACTTTCAAGTCTGGACCAATGGAGGTAAATTACTATTACATTCACCTACAGCCCCTAAAATACCATTAACAGCAGAGACAGACGGCTTTAGCGATAAAAGAATCTCTAACCAAGATTGGCGAGTATTCACAACCTATAATGACAAAGCAGGAATTCGTACTGTACTGGCAGAACGTTACGATACCAGAAATGAGCTGGGTCACAGAATTGCCCAAGATGATCTCTATATTATGTTGCTTACTTTTCCATTATCAGGACTATTGATATGGATCATTATTGGAAGAGGACTAGACAGTCTGGATAGAGTAGCAGAAGAGGTTGCTAACCGTGCGCCAAGTCACCTGGAACCCGTTGATTTACAAGAAGTTCCTGAAGAAATTAAACCTGTAATTGATGAATTAAATAAATTATTTTTTCGGCTCAAGGAAGGGTTTGAGCGTGAAAAACGATTTGCTGCCGATGCGGCACATGAGTTGAGAACTCCTCTTGCAGCACTTAAAGCCCAAGCTCAAGTAGCTTTGAACTCCAATGATATAGAAGAGAAAAATCAGGCTTTACAAAAATTAATTGCCAGCGTTAATCGAAGCACACATATAGTGCAGCAGTTACTAACCATGAGTAAACTTGTACCAGAGGCTACAGAACTACATGAGCAAGATGAAGTCAATCTAAGTAAATTAACTCGTGAAATATTAGCCATGTTGGCTCCGTCTGCAGTTGAAAAACAAATTGAACTGGAATTTGAAACCGATGAGAAAATGCCTAAAATTTATGGAAATCCAACCGCCTTAGGAATATTAATACGCAATCTGGTTGACAATTCCATTCGATACTCGATGGAAAATGGAAGAGTCATTGTTCGATTATTAAAACATAATAACGAAATCATACTCGAAGTATGTGACAATGGCCCCGGGATCCCGCCTGAATTACAAAAACGAGTTTTTGAAAGATTCTTTAGGGTATTAGGAAACAAAAGCCCGGGCAGTGGTCTGGGTTTGGCTATCGTACAGCAAATTTGCGCACTTCACGGCGGAAGAGTCGTGCTTGATTCACCTAAAATTGGCACAGGCCTGATTGTAAGAGTTTACTTACCCATCAAATCAAAACCAAAATAA
- a CDS encoding response regulator, protein MRLLLVEDDELLGDAVKAGLTQFGYVVDWLKDGEAARAALKSESFELIILDLGLPKLTGLSLLQNIRHDGNATPVIILTARESIEDRVKGLDSGADDYLIKPFDLNELSARIRALVRRSQGRADSVLQYKNITLDPAAHSVFVDDVLVNVPRREFALLQKLLENSGQVLSREQLMQSIYGWEEDVDSNALEVHIHNLRKKLNANFIRTIRGVGYMAEKNDSVLLS, encoded by the coding sequence ATGAGATTATTACTTGTTGAAGACGATGAGCTGCTTGGTGACGCAGTAAAAGCCGGACTAACACAATTTGGGTATGTTGTTGACTGGCTAAAAGATGGCGAAGCTGCACGGGCAGCTCTCAAATCAGAGTCTTTTGAATTAATTATTCTTGATTTGGGATTACCTAAATTAACCGGTTTATCATTATTGCAAAACATCAGACATGATGGAAATGCCACACCTGTCATTATTTTGACAGCTCGAGAATCAATAGAAGATCGGGTAAAAGGCTTAGATAGTGGCGCTGACGATTATCTTATTAAACCTTTTGATTTAAATGAATTAAGTGCAAGAATTAGAGCCTTGGTAAGGCGATCTCAGGGTAGAGCTGATTCAGTGTTGCAATATAAAAATATTACTCTTGATCCAGCCGCTCATTCTGTATTTGTCGATGATGTACTCGTGAATGTTCCAAGAAGAGAATTTGCTCTATTGCAGAAATTACTTGAAAACAGTGGTCAGGTCTTATCTCGAGAGCAATTAATGCAGAGTATTTATGGCTGGGAAGAAGACGTGGACAGTAATGCTCTCGAAGTTCATATCCATAATTTACGTAAAAAACTTAATGCAAACTTTATCCGCACGATACGTGGTGTGGGATATATGGCTGAAAAAAATGACAGTGTACTTCTATCGTGA
- a CDS encoding septation protein A, with translation MKLLFDFFPIVLFFIVYKFFGIYTATAVAMVASLTQVALYRLKFQHYEKMHLFSLAIIMVLGGATLFFQNPWFIKWKPTGIYWLSALVFYGSGYIGSKPLIQKMMETNINLTTKIWYRLNLAWTLFFIVMGALNLYVAYHYDTDVWVNFKLFGGVGFTLLFVLIQAFYLTKHTDEKSFEKQ, from the coding sequence ATGAAATTACTATTTGATTTTTTTCCTATCGTTTTATTTTTTATAGTCTATAAATTTTTTGGCATTTATACCGCTACTGCTGTTGCTATGGTAGCCTCATTAACTCAAGTCGCGCTCTACAGATTAAAATTTCAGCATTATGAAAAAATGCATTTGTTTAGTTTGGCTATCATTATGGTCTTGGGAGGAGCAACGTTATTCTTTCAAAACCCTTGGTTTATCAAATGGAAGCCAACAGGAATCTACTGGTTATCTGCACTTGTATTTTATGGTTCAGGTTATATAGGATCTAAGCCACTAATCCAAAAAATGATGGAAACAAACATCAATTTAACAACAAAAATATGGTATCGACTTAATTTGGCGTGGACATTATTTTTTATAGTGATGGGGGCATTAAATTTATATGTTGCCTATCATTATGATACGGATGTATGGGTTAATTTTAAATTATTTGGTGGTGTTGGGTTTACTTTACTTTTTGTTTTGATTCAAGCTTTTTATTTAACAAAACACACCGATGAAAAAAGCTTTGAAAAACAATAG
- a CDS encoding lytic transglycosylase, which produces MNCNLLIIKKFSFFILIFIGISSSAISGTTPDVWDVLRSEFTLSHEVTRPEVQEQIRWLIAHPSYINKVSSQSEPYIYHVLGEIKKRKLPGELALLPMIESAYDPFAYSGAGAAGIWQLMPRTGSDLGLKQDWWFDGRRSIGPSTDAALNYLVYLNKYFSGNWILAIAAYDSGEGTISRAIKSTARNGRYVQFWNLPVPRETKVYVPRLLALAEIINNPKRYKITLPNIPYLPYFEEVNIGSQIDLNHAAKLAGISYKELIKLNPGYNRWTTAPYKPFKLLIPAEKVERFNLNLSNIPEDKRVSWTKHQVKRGDSLDAIAKRYHTTANLIKQLNQLTSNQVKPNQSLLIPSSKNSPVVAKMPPQEKKPAVKQPVPMKNIRIIHIVRNNDSYQKIQKTYGVAAKDIQNWNKLAMNTPLRKGQRLVIWKRVKQPIEYIVKSGDSLSVIAKKHQTKVNTIISLNPGLKKSMLLRLGQKILIG; this is translated from the coding sequence TTGAATTGTAATTTATTGATTATAAAGAAATTTTCATTCTTCATCCTTATTTTTATTGGTATTTCCAGCAGTGCAATTTCTGGCACAACCCCAGATGTATGGGATGTATTACGTAGTGAATTTACCTTAAGCCATGAGGTAACCCGCCCAGAGGTACAAGAGCAAATCAGATGGCTAATTGCTCACCCTAGCTATATTAACAAAGTAAGCAGTCAATCCGAACCTTACATTTACCACGTGTTAGGTGAAATAAAGAAAAGAAAACTGCCTGGAGAGTTGGCACTACTCCCTATGATAGAAAGCGCGTACGATCCCTTCGCCTATTCAGGAGCAGGAGCTGCTGGTATATGGCAACTCATGCCTCGGACTGGAAGCGATCTGGGATTAAAGCAAGACTGGTGGTTTGATGGAAGACGTAGCATTGGCCCTTCAACCGATGCAGCTTTGAATTACCTCGTCTACCTAAATAAATATTTTAGCGGCAACTGGATTTTAGCCATCGCTGCTTATGACTCAGGGGAAGGAACGATTTCACGAGCGATCAAATCAACTGCACGTAACGGACGTTATGTTCAATTCTGGAATCTGCCGGTTCCCAGAGAAACTAAAGTCTACGTACCGCGTTTATTAGCCTTGGCAGAAATTATCAACAATCCAAAACGGTATAAAATAACACTTCCAAATATTCCCTATCTTCCCTATTTCGAAGAAGTTAATATTGGCAGTCAAATTGACTTAAATCATGCCGCTAAACTTGCTGGCATCAGTTATAAGGAGTTGATTAAATTAAATCCCGGTTATAACCGATGGACAACTGCACCTTATAAGCCATTCAAATTATTAATACCTGCTGAAAAAGTCGAAAGATTTAACTTGAATTTATCAAATATACCTGAAGATAAGCGCGTAAGCTGGACTAAACACCAAGTAAAAAGAGGTGATAGTTTGGATGCTATTGCAAAGAGATATCACACAACAGCGAACCTGATAAAACAACTCAATCAACTAACCAGCAATCAAGTGAAACCTAATCAATCTTTACTTATTCCTAGCAGCAAAAATTCCCCAGTCGTAGCTAAAATGCCTCCACAAGAAAAAAAACCTGCTGTCAAACAACCAGTACCAATGAAAAATATCCGCATTATTCACATCGTACGAAATAATGATAGCTATCAGAAAATTCAAAAAACTTATGGGGTTGCAGCTAAAGATATACAAAACTGGAATAAATTGGCAATGAACACGCCATTACGTAAAGGCCAGCGGCTGGTCATATGGAAAAGAGTCAAACAACCTATTGAATATATAGTAAAATCAGGAGATAGCTTGAGCGTTATTGCCAAAAAACACCAAACAAAAGTTAATACTATTATCAGCTTAAATCCAGGGCTTAAAAAATCAATGCTCCTTCGCTTGGGACAAAAGATATTAATTGGCTAG
- the gloB gene encoding hydroxyacylglutathione hydrolase, whose translation MTVLPISAFSDNYIWVFIDKIAGAFDCVDPGEAAQIIRFAQSKQLTLRTILLTHHHYDHIGGVDSLVKQWPSSKVYGPIDERINNVTNPVKQGQSVQVGSLHFHILFNPGHTSTHISYYEPQQGWLFCGDTLFSAGCGRVFDGTIEELHESLLLFKKLPRNTKVFCAHEYTLQNLKFAHTVEPCNSLVINYMQQIMKQPSPCTLPSTIGLELSINPFLRTDEEQVKQYALSHGARSSDSLDVFKVLRNQKNLFK comes from the coding sequence ATGACGGTCTTGCCAATTTCAGCTTTTTCAGACAATTATATTTGGGTTTTTATTGATAAAATAGCTGGTGCATTCGATTGTGTCGATCCGGGAGAAGCGGCACAAATAATACGTTTTGCCCAATCCAAACAACTGACTCTACGAACGATATTATTAACTCACCACCACTATGATCATATAGGTGGCGTTGATTCGCTAGTTAAACAATGGCCATCATCTAAGGTCTATGGCCCCATAGATGAACGAATCAATAATGTAACCAACCCAGTTAAACAAGGACAATCCGTTCAAGTGGGCTCTCTTCACTTCCATATTTTATTTAATCCAGGGCATACATCTACCCATATAAGCTATTATGAACCACAACAAGGATGGTTATTTTGTGGAGATACTTTATTTTCTGCTGGTTGCGGTAGAGTGTTTGATGGAACTATAGAGGAATTGCATGAATCCCTGCTCTTATTTAAAAAACTCCCGCGAAATACTAAAGTTTTTTGTGCTCATGAATACACCTTACAAAATTTAAAATTTGCTCATACTGTTGAGCCCTGCAATTCATTAGTCATCAATTACATGCAACAAATTATGAAACAACCATCGCCTTGTACTCTACCGTCTACTATAGGCTTGGAATTATCAATTAATCCTTTTTTACGCACTGATGAAGAGCAAGTGAAACAGTATGCCCTCTCACATGGTGCGCGTTCTTCAGACTCTCTGGATGTTTTTAAAGTACTGAGAAATCAAAAAAATTTATTCAAATAA
- a CDS encoding 23S rRNA (adenine(2030)-N(6))-methyltransferase RlmJ translates to MLSYQHGYHAGNFADVIKHITLTRLLVYLTHKDKPLFYLETHSGRGIYDLKDKQSLKTEEYKEGINPVWLNRENLPSLFLEYISVIKQINLSATLRYYPGSPYFAISQLRSQDRLYLCELHPTEHNALLKLPHLNKKAHVSHTDGVSMLKALLPPPEKRGVIFVDPSYERKEEYKEIPTAIKNAYSKFSTGVYCVWYPVVKTTWTEQFLRKMKEISTNSVRIEFHLNPLIKEGMTGCGLWIINPPYTFPSEIKAVLETLKTYFNPGSSSYIIELGSKLCHEL, encoded by the coding sequence ATGCTCAGTTATCAACATGGCTATCATGCCGGAAATTTTGCTGATGTAATCAAGCACATCACCCTGACTCGACTTTTGGTTTATCTGACTCACAAGGATAAGCCCTTATTCTATCTTGAAACCCACTCCGGACGAGGGATATATGATTTAAAAGACAAACAGTCTTTAAAAACAGAGGAATATAAGGAAGGAATTAATCCAGTGTGGCTCAATAGAGAGAATCTACCCTCCCTATTTCTCGAATATATTAGTGTAATCAAGCAAATAAATCTTAGTGCGACATTGCGTTATTATCCGGGTTCGCCCTATTTTGCAATCAGTCAATTGCGCTCCCAAGACCGATTATACTTATGTGAATTACACCCAACAGAACACAACGCCTTATTAAAGCTCCCTCATCTTAATAAGAAAGCTCATGTTAGCCACACAGATGGCGTTTCAATGTTGAAAGCTCTTTTACCGCCACCAGAAAAGCGCGGGGTAATTTTTGTTGATCCCTCATATGAAAGAAAAGAAGAATACAAAGAAATTCCAACCGCTATAAAAAACGCTTACTCAAAATTTTCTACCGGTGTATATTGCGTTTGGTATCCCGTTGTAAAAACAACATGGACTGAACAATTCCTAAGAAAAATGAAAGAGATTAGCACTAATTCAGTAAGGATTGAGTTTCACTTAAATCCACTCATAAAGGAAGGGATGACTGGTTGTGGTCTTTGGATAATTAATCCTCCCTATACTTTCCCGTCAGAAATCAAAGCCGTTTTAGAGACTTTAAAAACCTATTTTAACCCTGGCTCATCTTCCTATATCATTGAATTAGGTTCAAAACTATGCCACGAGTTATAA
- a CDS encoding PA3496 family putative envelope integrity protein — MGLHEEFEDQSFSDYNYDEEIDDHIDDLSQKKKIRRMLEDRLERKRLKEEFKDDFDELSGEFDWDELDK, encoded by the coding sequence ATGGGTTTACATGAAGAATTTGAGGATCAATCATTTTCGGATTACAACTATGATGAAGAAATTGATGATCATATCGATGATTTAAGTCAAAAAAAGAAAATCAGGCGTATGCTTGAAGATAGGCTTGAACGCAAGCGTCTAAAAGAAGAATTCAAAGACGATTTTGATGAGTTAAGCGGCGAATTTGACTGGGACGAACTGGATAAATAA
- the folD gene encoding bifunctional methylenetetrahydrofolate dehydrogenase/methenyltetrahydrofolate cyclohydrolase FolD, whose translation MPASLIDGREISALRRNELKQRVQYHVEQGRRAPGLAVVLIGNDPASVIYVSNKRKACEEVGITSHSYDLPAETTQEELIQLINELNQSDRIDGILIQLPLPKHINERTIIEHIKPEKDVDGFHPYNLGRLAQRNPFLRPCTPLGIMNLLHHYELNVKRKHAVVIGASNIVGRPMSLELLLAGATVTICHKFTQQLQKFVELADFLIVATGKMDVIATDWLKEHQVVIDVGMHRLPDGSIRGDVDFKKAVEKVAWITPVPGGVGPMTIVTLLENTMMSAARLRE comes from the coding sequence ATGCCTGCATCACTAATCGATGGAAGAGAAATCTCTGCCCTTCGCAGAAATGAACTAAAACAAAGAGTACAATACCATGTGGAGCAAGGGCGAAGGGCGCCAGGACTTGCTGTTGTTTTAATTGGCAATGACCCTGCTTCAGTAATTTATGTCAGTAATAAACGAAAAGCTTGTGAAGAAGTAGGGATCACCTCTCATTCTTACGATTTACCTGCTGAAACAACTCAGGAAGAATTAATTCAGCTGATCAACGAGCTAAATCAATCGGATAGAATTGATGGTATTTTAATTCAATTACCTTTGCCCAAACATATTAACGAAAGAACCATAATCGAACACATAAAGCCTGAGAAAGACGTGGATGGATTTCATCCTTATAATCTAGGCCGACTTGCTCAACGAAACCCTTTTTTAAGACCATGTACCCCCTTGGGGATTATGAATTTATTACATCACTATGAGCTCAATGTAAAAAGAAAACATGCCGTAGTGATTGGGGCATCCAATATTGTTGGAAGACCCATGAGCTTGGAGTTATTATTAGCTGGCGCTACTGTAACAATATGCCACAAGTTTACCCAACAATTACAGAAATTTGTTGAGCTTGCTGATTTTCTAATAGTAGCCACTGGAAAAATGGACGTCATAGCCACTGACTGGCTCAAAGAGCATCAGGTGGTGATTGATGTAGGAATGCATCGCTTGCCCGATGGCAGCATCAGAGGTGATGTTGATTTTAAGAAGGCAGTCGAAAAAGTGGCCTGGATCACACCAGTTCCAGGGGGAGTTGGCCCAATGACTATTGTCACTTTGCTTGAAAATACTATGATGTCAGCAGCAAGATTAAGAGAATGA